In Hymenobacter gelipurpurascens, one DNA window encodes the following:
- a CDS encoding DUF6660 family protein, protein MRFLSLFFAFYFACLSTLTCADEVTVCQDQTQTIVAATTHADCGAADVGDWCSPLCQCHCCGGAVAPLPSLATPASENALEWGSSERHAHSIAAAPTRAPSVVWQPPRA, encoded by the coding sequence ATGCGTTTCCTGTCTCTATTCTTCGCCTTCTACTTCGCCTGCCTGTCGACGCTGACCTGTGCCGATGAAGTGACCGTGTGCCAGGACCAAACGCAAACCATCGTCGCCGCTACTACGCATGCGGATTGTGGCGCAGCAGACGTAGGGGACTGGTGCTCTCCCTTGTGCCAGTGTCATTGCTGTGGTGGAGCGGTAGCACCACTCCCTTCCCTGGCCACGCCCGCCTCGGAAAACGCACTAGAATGGGGTTCTTCTGAGCGCCATGCGCATTCCATTGCCGCTGCCCCGACCCGGGCACCCTCCGTCGTGTGGCAGCCGCCACGGGCCTAA
- a CDS encoding heavy metal translocating P-type ATPase, producing the protein MLDPSLDKTNEELNTAKQVQLDNVGALTRDQLTPDAATEPQGHDVPGHNHAPAADTTPDPHAGHSHAADGDHDHAHGEAGASPYLWPGVSLALLLVGIGLDYFDVPFFSGTVRLLWYGVAFLLVGWKVMKAAVLSIPSGNVFNEFLLMSLATVGAFSIGEYPEGVAVMLFYTVGELFQDAAVNRAKRSIRALLEIQATEVTVLRGGRSMVLDPKQVQLGDTIEVKPGEKVALDGTLTVGPASFNTAALTGESAPQTKQTGEGVLAGMINQESLVQVLVTATYQDTKLAKILAMVQDAVGRKAKTQLFITRFAKVYTPIVVLLAALLIAVPYLLVDDYVFRDWLYRALVFLVISCPCALVVSIPLGYFGGIGAASRAGILLKGSNFLDVLREIDTVVMDKTGTLTQGVFAVQQVQPATGFDATQLLPLVGALETKSTHPIAKAVVQHVGSAVTGVTVENVEEIAGHGLRGRVDGKEVLAGNTKLLTKFSVPYPPEVDQVVDSIVVAAVDGKYAGYLTVADAPKADAEQTVRELRADGITKIVMLSGDKDSITQRVAQQLGIDEAHGGLLPEDKARYVQEYLTAGRKLAFVGDGVNDAPVVALADVGIAMGGLGSDATIETADVVIQTDHPSKIATARRIARATHSVVWQNIWLAFGVKAIVLALGAGGVATMWEAVFADVGVALLAILNAWRIQRMKF; encoded by the coding sequence ATGCTTGACCCTTCCCTAGATAAAACCAACGAGGAGCTGAATACTGCCAAGCAGGTACAGCTCGATAATGTCGGCGCGCTGACCCGTGACCAGCTCACCCCCGACGCGGCGACGGAGCCCCAGGGCCACGACGTTCCAGGTCATAACCATGCTCCGGCGGCGGATACAACACCAGACCCACATGCCGGTCACAGCCATGCAGCCGATGGTGACCACGACCATGCGCATGGGGAGGCGGGAGCTAGTCCCTACCTGTGGCCCGGCGTGAGCCTGGCGCTGCTGCTGGTCGGTATCGGCCTGGACTATTTCGATGTACCCTTCTTCAGCGGCACCGTACGCCTGCTGTGGTACGGAGTGGCCTTCCTGCTCGTCGGCTGGAAAGTCATGAAGGCCGCTGTGCTCAGCATCCCTTCGGGCAACGTGTTCAATGAGTTTCTGCTCATGAGTCTGGCTACGGTGGGAGCCTTTTCCATCGGTGAGTACCCGGAAGGAGTCGCCGTGATGCTGTTCTACACCGTGGGCGAGCTGTTCCAAGACGCGGCTGTGAACCGGGCTAAGCGCAGCATCCGAGCCCTGCTAGAGATTCAAGCCACTGAGGTCACCGTGTTGCGTGGTGGGCGGAGTATGGTGCTGGATCCCAAGCAGGTGCAGCTGGGCGATACCATCGAAGTGAAACCCGGGGAGAAAGTGGCCCTGGACGGAACGCTGACGGTGGGACCCGCGAGCTTCAATACCGCCGCGCTCACAGGAGAGTCAGCTCCTCAAACCAAGCAAACCGGCGAAGGTGTGCTGGCCGGCATGATCAACCAGGAGTCGTTGGTGCAGGTGCTGGTCACGGCCACCTACCAGGACACCAAGCTGGCGAAGATACTAGCGATGGTGCAGGACGCCGTAGGACGCAAAGCGAAAACTCAGCTGTTCATCACGCGCTTTGCGAAAGTCTACACCCCTATTGTCGTGCTGCTGGCCGCGCTGCTCATCGCCGTGCCCTACCTCCTCGTGGACGACTACGTGTTTCGGGACTGGCTCTACCGGGCGCTCGTCTTCCTGGTTATCTCCTGTCCCTGTGCGCTGGTGGTAAGTATCCCCCTGGGCTACTTCGGCGGTATCGGGGCGGCCTCCCGAGCAGGCATCCTGCTCAAGGGCTCCAACTTCCTGGACGTGCTGCGTGAAATTGACACCGTGGTAATGGACAAGACCGGAACGCTTACCCAGGGCGTGTTTGCCGTGCAGCAAGTTCAGCCCGCAACGGGGTTCGACGCTACGCAGCTCTTGCCGCTGGTAGGTGCCCTGGAGACCAAATCCACCCACCCCATTGCCAAAGCGGTAGTTCAGCACGTGGGTAGTGCGGTGACAGGCGTCACGGTAGAGAACGTGGAGGAAATAGCCGGCCACGGGCTGCGCGGCCGAGTCGACGGTAAGGAGGTACTCGCTGGCAACACCAAGCTGCTGACCAAGTTCAGCGTGCCCTACCCACCCGAAGTCGACCAAGTAGTAGATAGCATCGTGGTAGCGGCCGTGGATGGGAAGTACGCTGGCTACCTGACGGTGGCGGATGCACCCAAAGCGGACGCTGAGCAGACGGTGCGTGAGCTGCGAGCCGACGGCATCACGAAGATCGTCATGCTCTCCGGCGATAAGGACAGCATCACCCAGCGAGTAGCCCAGCAACTCGGCATTGACGAGGCCCACGGAGGTCTGTTGCCGGAGGACAAAGCCCGCTACGTGCAGGAGTATCTCACTGCCGGTCGCAAGCTGGCGTTTGTGGGGGATGGAGTGAACGACGCCCCGGTAGTAGCCTTAGCGGATGTCGGTATTGCTATGGGTGGTCTGGGGTCGGACGCCACCATCGAAACGGCCGACGTCGTGATTCAAACGGACCACCCCAGTAAGATTGCTACGGCTCGCCGTATTGCCCGCGCCACTCACTCAGTGGTGTGGCAGAACATCTGGCTCGCGTTTGGGGTGAAAGCCATCGTCCTGGCTCTCGGAGCGGGTGGGGTAGCCACTATGTGGGAGGCCGTGTTTGCCGACGTGGGGGTAGCCTTGCTCGCGATTCTCAATGCCTGGCGGATTCAACGCATGAAGTTTTAA
- a CDS encoding DUF3703 domain-containing protein encodes MNTLLLPARLRPHFQTELRKAHEAYARQDLTGAFHHLERAHILGQRWSISHTQVHLLMLAHGLRTRNLREILGQLPRIVFGFLGSLVGRVPTGNTGGANVKAEQPMPVPVDLQHLLDGAG; translated from the coding sequence ATGAACACATTGCTGCTTCCAGCTCGCCTGCGGCCGCATTTCCAAACCGAACTGCGCAAGGCTCACGAGGCTTATGCTCGTCAGGATCTAACAGGTGCGTTTCACCATTTAGAACGCGCCCATATCCTGGGTCAGCGCTGGTCCATTTCGCATACTCAGGTGCACCTGCTGATGCTGGCGCATGGGTTGCGTACGCGTAACCTGCGCGAAATACTGGGTCAGTTGCCTCGCATCGTGTTCGGCTTCCTTGGTTCGCTGGTCGGCAGGGTGCCCACCGGGAATACCGGGGGCGCCAACGTGAAAGCCGAGCAACCGATGCCCGTTCCAGTGGACTTGCAACACTTATTGGATGGTGCAGGCTAG
- a CDS encoding YnfA family protein — protein MLLILKPLLVYFLAGLCEIGGGYLMWQWLKADRPSWMGAAGAILLLLYGWVATWQLTSFGKTYAVYGGIFIVMSIAWAWYFDGFRPDRFDIIGGIVCFVGIGIILFWPRS, from the coding sequence ATGCTTTTGATCCTCAAGCCCCTATTAGTATACTTCTTAGCCGGCCTCTGCGAAATCGGCGGAGGTTACCTCATGTGGCAGTGGCTCAAGGCAGACCGACCCAGCTGGATGGGCGCGGCCGGAGCGATCCTGCTGCTGCTCTACGGGTGGGTGGCCACCTGGCAGCTCACTTCCTTCGGCAAAACCTACGCCGTATACGGCGGCATTTTTATCGTTATGTCCATTGCGTGGGCATGGTATTTCGACGGCTTCCGCCCCGACCGTTTTGACATCATCGGCGGCATTGTCTGCTTCGTGGGCATCGGCATCATCCTGTTCTGGCCCCGATCCTAA
- a CDS encoding CusA/CzcA family heavy metal efflux RND transporter, giving the protein MFDRLIHFSIHNKLIIGLLTLALIAWGSYSLSRLPIDAVPDITTNQVVVYTVAPSLAASDIERLVSFPVEQSLATIPGREEVRSFSRFGLSVVTIVFEDKIDIYWARQQVGERLREAESQIPASIGRPEMAPVSTGLGEIYQYVVRTKPGYEKKYDARELRTIQDWIVRRQLLGTPGVADVASFGGELKQFEIRLDPTRLRSLGVTTEQVFQAVSRNNQNAGGAYLDQKPTAYYIRTEGLAENTADLGNIVVRTTQGGMPVLVRDVADVRLGSAVRYGAMTRNAEGEVTGGLVLMLKGANANDVIKDVKARMATVRKSLPEGVTIDVYLDRSDLVGRAISTVQTNLIEGALIVLFVLILFLGNWRAGLVVASVIPLAMLFAISLMRLFGVSGNLLSLGAIDFGLVVDGAVIIVEAIVHRLHGGQLQVPGNRLTSAQMNEETYHAASKIRSSAAFGEIIILIVYLPLLALAGIEGKMFRPMAETVAFAILGAFLLSLTYVPMMSALALSRSTEPKRNISDRMMSWLEARYRPVLEWALRRKAIVLTAALVLFGGALLLFRTLGGEFIPQLAEGDFAVETRTLAGSSLSYTVEKSQQAAAILQKQFPEVKEVVTKIGSAEIPTDPMGVEAADIMVILEKDQRKWTSAKTQEKLAEKMAEALSVIPGVTFGFQQPIQMRFNELISGAKQDVVLKIYGEDLQQLASYAERAARLVRQVEGAEDVYVEQVTGLPQIVVKLDRNRLARFGLNADDVNRTVQTAFAGQTAGQLFEQERRFDVVLRLAPELRQNIGNVRQLLIATPAGEQIPLEQVASVDLREGPNQIQRDDAKRRITVAFNVRGRDVESVVTELQGKVDTQLQLAPGYYTTYGGQFENLRQATERLSIAVPVALLLIFVLLFFTFQSFKQSVMIFTAIPLSAIGGVLALWLRGMPFSISAGVGFIALFGVAVLNGIVLIGYFNQLKEEGRTDLYQRILEGTQVRLRPVLMTATVASLGFLPMALSTSAGAEVQRPLATVVIGGLVTATLLTLLVLPVLYAWSERKATPIKEPVTSRPLPVSVLLLGLGLSAMVGSTPAYAQGPLTSTQAVGQALQANGTVQVAQRSLQAQQALRRTSFDVGRTTVLGTYGQVNSPLSDNVLSIGQTVALPGYYKAQAGLNQAQISGREQQLAQVQAEVRRQVRRSYEQAVYARHRLRTLRGQDSIYREFLRSAQLRFKTGEAARLEPANALIQQGETQNLLTQSRADYAIAQRQLQALLQTSQPVAIADSTLRLLPTPLVSTDTTLMALTPQARVLQQQIAERRAETKVEQAQGLPHVTVGYTNQSLRGTYEVDGSATTYGVKDRFQSVEAGVAIPLLRGPQKARVQAAQLQEQVATASYQRYQAEVASQLDELNLRLQEQRQRVQFYEQTGLPQAAVIVRLSQRAYKAGETTYSELLLNLERALSVRTAYLDAVLQHNQTVIDLDYLLGATAQ; this is encoded by the coding sequence ATGTTCGACCGGCTGATTCATTTTTCCATTCACAACAAGCTTATTATCGGGTTGCTCACCCTGGCGCTGATTGCCTGGGGCAGCTACTCGCTAAGCCGGCTACCGATTGACGCGGTACCCGACATCACCACCAACCAGGTCGTCGTTTACACGGTGGCCCCCTCCCTGGCAGCCAGCGACATCGAGCGCCTGGTCTCTTTCCCCGTGGAGCAAAGCCTGGCCACCATTCCGGGCCGCGAGGAAGTGCGTTCCTTCTCCCGATTTGGTCTCTCGGTGGTCACTATCGTCTTTGAGGACAAGATTGACATCTACTGGGCGCGCCAGCAGGTGGGAGAGCGCCTGCGGGAAGCTGAAAGCCAGATTCCTGCCAGCATCGGTCGGCCCGAAATGGCCCCGGTCAGTACTGGCTTGGGTGAAATCTACCAGTACGTGGTACGCACTAAACCCGGCTATGAGAAGAAGTACGACGCCCGTGAACTGCGTACGATTCAGGACTGGATTGTGCGTCGGCAACTACTGGGTACACCCGGTGTGGCCGACGTGGCCAGCTTCGGCGGGGAGCTCAAACAGTTTGAAATCCGGCTGGATCCTACGCGGCTACGCTCACTGGGGGTAACCACCGAGCAAGTCTTCCAAGCTGTGTCGCGCAACAACCAGAACGCGGGCGGTGCCTACCTCGACCAAAAGCCTACGGCCTACTATATCCGCACCGAAGGGTTGGCGGAGAACACTGCCGACTTGGGCAACATCGTCGTGCGTACAACCCAAGGGGGTATGCCCGTGCTGGTGCGCGACGTAGCCGACGTACGCCTGGGATCTGCCGTGCGCTATGGAGCCATGACCCGTAACGCAGAGGGAGAGGTGACCGGTGGCCTCGTGCTAATGCTCAAAGGGGCTAATGCCAACGACGTCATTAAGGACGTGAAAGCGCGCATGGCAACCGTGCGCAAGTCCTTGCCGGAAGGGGTGACCATCGACGTGTACCTGGACCGCTCCGACCTAGTGGGCCGCGCCATCAGCACCGTACAGACCAACCTGATCGAGGGGGCACTGATTGTTCTGTTTGTGCTGATCCTCTTCCTCGGTAACTGGCGAGCGGGTCTTGTCGTGGCGTCCGTGATACCGCTGGCCATGCTCTTCGCTATCAGCCTGATGCGCCTGTTTGGGGTGTCCGGCAACCTACTCTCACTGGGAGCGATTGACTTCGGCCTCGTCGTAGACGGAGCCGTGATTATCGTCGAGGCCATCGTCCACCGCTTGCACGGGGGGCAGCTCCAGGTGCCGGGAAACCGGCTTACCAGTGCGCAGATGAACGAGGAAACCTACCACGCCGCCAGCAAAATCCGCTCTTCGGCCGCGTTCGGGGAAATCATTATCCTGATTGTGTACCTGCCCCTGCTGGCGCTGGCCGGTATCGAGGGGAAGATGTTCCGTCCTATGGCGGAGACTGTTGCCTTTGCTATTCTGGGTGCCTTCCTTCTCTCGCTCACCTACGTGCCCATGATGTCGGCGCTCGCCCTAAGCCGCTCGACTGAGCCAAAGCGCAACATATCGGATCGGATGATGAGCTGGCTTGAAGCGCGCTACCGCCCGGTGCTCGAATGGGCGCTACGCCGAAAGGCGATAGTGCTTACGGCGGCACTGGTCCTGTTTGGTGGCGCGCTCCTGCTGTTTCGCACCCTGGGCGGGGAGTTCATTCCCCAACTTGCGGAAGGTGACTTTGCGGTGGAAACCCGCACCCTGGCCGGTTCGTCGCTGAGCTACACGGTGGAAAAAAGCCAGCAGGCAGCCGCCATCCTACAGAAGCAGTTTCCTGAGGTAAAGGAGGTGGTCACCAAAATCGGTTCGGCTGAAATCCCTACGGACCCAATGGGAGTGGAAGCGGCCGACATCATGGTGATTTTAGAAAAGGATCAGCGCAAGTGGACCTCGGCTAAAACACAGGAAAAACTGGCCGAGAAAATGGCAGAAGCCCTAAGCGTCATTCCGGGGGTTACCTTCGGCTTCCAGCAACCCATCCAGATGCGCTTCAACGAGCTCATCAGTGGGGCCAAGCAGGACGTGGTACTCAAAATCTATGGCGAGGATCTGCAACAACTCGCTTCCTACGCCGAGCGGGCGGCCCGCCTAGTACGCCAGGTCGAAGGGGCGGAGGATGTGTACGTGGAGCAGGTCACGGGCCTACCCCAGATCGTGGTCAAGCTGGATCGCAACCGGCTGGCTCGCTTCGGCCTCAACGCGGACGATGTAAACCGCACCGTCCAAACCGCCTTTGCCGGCCAGACCGCCGGGCAACTCTTCGAGCAGGAGCGACGCTTCGACGTGGTGCTGCGCCTGGCCCCGGAACTGCGCCAGAACATCGGCAACGTACGCCAGCTGCTGATAGCCACGCCGGCCGGCGAGCAGATTCCGCTGGAGCAGGTAGCGTCGGTGGATCTGCGGGAAGGACCCAACCAGATTCAGCGCGACGATGCCAAACGCCGGATCACGGTGGCCTTCAACGTGCGCGGCCGCGACGTAGAGAGTGTGGTGACGGAGCTGCAAGGTAAAGTCGATACTCAACTCCAGCTGGCTCCCGGCTACTACACCACCTACGGCGGGCAGTTCGAGAACCTACGCCAGGCTACCGAGCGCCTGAGCATTGCGGTGCCCGTGGCTCTGCTGCTCATCTTCGTGCTGCTGTTCTTCACCTTCCAATCGTTTAAGCAGTCGGTGATGATTTTCACGGCCATTCCTCTTTCGGCTATTGGTGGGGTGCTGGCGCTGTGGTTGCGGGGTATGCCTTTCAGTATCTCGGCCGGAGTCGGGTTCATTGCCCTTTTCGGAGTAGCAGTACTCAACGGCATCGTACTCATTGGCTACTTCAACCAGCTCAAGGAGGAAGGCCGCACGGACCTGTATCAGCGCATTTTGGAAGGCACGCAGGTTCGCCTGAGACCCGTGCTCATGACGGCTACCGTCGCCTCACTGGGCTTTCTACCCATGGCGCTGTCCACCTCGGCCGGAGCGGAAGTGCAGCGTCCTCTGGCTACCGTCGTGATTGGCGGTCTGGTCACGGCGACACTACTGACCTTGCTTGTGCTGCCGGTGCTCTACGCCTGGTCTGAACGCAAAGCAACACCCATTAAGGAGCCCGTAACCTCCCGTCCCTTGCCCGTTTCGGTACTGCTCCTGGGGTTAGGACTGAGCGCAATGGTAGGGAGCACACCAGCTTACGCGCAGGGGCCGCTTACCTCCACCCAAGCGGTAGGACAAGCGTTGCAGGCCAACGGCACGGTGCAGGTAGCGCAACGCTCTCTACAGGCGCAGCAAGCCTTGCGACGCACTTCCTTTGACGTGGGGCGTACCACCGTGCTGGGTACCTACGGACAAGTTAACTCTCCCCTGTCAGACAACGTGCTGAGCATCGGCCAGACGGTGGCCCTGCCGGGGTACTACAAAGCCCAGGCGGGGCTGAATCAAGCGCAGATTAGTGGCCGGGAGCAGCAGCTCGCCCAGGTGCAGGCAGAGGTGCGCCGGCAGGTACGACGCAGCTATGAGCAGGCGGTATACGCCCGTCATCGTCTGCGCACCCTACGCGGGCAGGACAGCATCTACCGAGAGTTTCTACGCTCCGCGCAACTCCGCTTCAAAACCGGCGAAGCCGCCCGCCTGGAGCCTGCCAACGCCTTGATTCAGCAAGGCGAAACGCAGAACCTGCTTACCCAGTCCCGAGCGGATTATGCTATTGCCCAGCGTCAGCTGCAGGCTCTGCTGCAAACGTCACAGCCCGTGGCCATCGCCGACAGTACCTTGCGTCTGCTACCCACTCCCCTTGTCTCGACGGACACGACCCTGATGGCTCTCACCCCCCAGGCGCGGGTACTGCAGCAGCAGATCGCTGAGCGTCGGGCGGAAACGAAGGTAGAGCAAGCGCAAGGCCTTCCTCACGTCACGGTGGGCTACACCAACCAGTCGCTTCGTGGTACTTACGAAGTGGATGGAAGTGCCACCACCTATGGGGTAAAAGACCGTTTCCAGAGCGTGGAGGCCGGAGTCGCGATTCCCTTGCTGCGTGGCCCTCAAAAGGCGCGGGTGCAGGCCGCTCAGCTGCAGGAGCAGGTCGCCACGGCCTCCTACCAGCGCTACCAGGCGGAAGTAGCCAGTCAGTTGGACGAGTTAAACCTTCGCCTGCAGGAGCAACGGCAGCGAGTGCAGTTTTATGAGCAGACCGGATTACCGCAAGCTGCCGTCATCGTCCGGCTCAGCCAGCGCGCCTACAAGGCCGGCGAAACGACCTACTCCGAGCTGCTGCTTAATCTGGAGCGAGCCCTGAGCGTGCGCACCGCCTACCTGGACGCTGTGCTGCAGCACAATCAAACTGTTATCGACCTGGACTACCTGCTCGGCGCTACCGCCCAGTAA
- a CDS encoding efflux RND transporter periplasmic adaptor subunit, with amino-acid sequence MHKIAYLVLLVSLTMASCTKNNEKETAEATETAAAAEGEEAEEPSDMVTLSPAEQQAAGIQTGRIAARPMGAGLAVTGTLDVPPESAVSITAPLGGFVENTELLQGTRVRKGEVLATIRNPEFVTLQQDYLETRARLEYARTELARQKELYEQEVAPQKNYQRAQADYNALQVQTNAQATRLRLAGLPVGGRIVTTASLRAPRAGFVRAVNVTVGQAVTATDALFEIVDPEHLHVELTVFERDVARVQKGQLIRFTLASDSTGSRRERTAHVYLVGKAIGEDRTVRVHGHLDQENDPSLLPGLYVRATIETGRTNAPTLPDAALVRFEGKNYAYAVEASGRYRMVPVTLGRSEDNFTEVTLPEAVPATTTFVTTGAYSLLAKMKNAEEEE; translated from the coding sequence ATGCATAAGATTGCCTACCTGGTGCTGCTTGTGAGCCTGACTATGGCCAGCTGCACCAAGAACAACGAGAAAGAAACGGCCGAAGCCACCGAGACAGCCGCGGCAGCGGAGGGTGAGGAAGCAGAGGAACCTTCCGATATGGTTACTCTTTCACCTGCCGAGCAGCAAGCGGCAGGTATTCAGACCGGCCGCATTGCTGCCCGGCCCATGGGAGCAGGGCTTGCCGTAACGGGTACGCTGGACGTGCCCCCGGAAAGCGCCGTCTCCATTACCGCCCCACTTGGGGGCTTCGTGGAGAATACGGAGTTGCTGCAAGGCACCCGCGTACGCAAGGGGGAGGTGCTGGCCACCATCCGTAATCCGGAGTTCGTGACGCTACAGCAAGATTACCTGGAAACCCGCGCCCGGTTGGAATACGCCCGCACGGAGCTGGCGCGGCAGAAAGAGCTGTACGAGCAGGAAGTTGCCCCCCAGAAGAACTATCAGCGCGCCCAGGCCGACTATAATGCTCTGCAGGTGCAAACCAATGCCCAAGCCACCCGTTTGCGGCTGGCAGGCTTACCCGTTGGAGGACGGATCGTCACCACCGCCAGCTTACGGGCTCCCCGAGCCGGCTTTGTACGCGCCGTGAACGTGACGGTAGGACAGGCGGTGACCGCCACGGATGCGCTGTTTGAAATTGTGGACCCAGAGCATTTGCACGTCGAGCTCACCGTCTTCGAGCGCGACGTAGCCCGCGTACAAAAGGGGCAGTTGATCCGATTCACACTGGCCAGTGACTCTACCGGCTCCCGCCGGGAACGTACCGCCCACGTGTACTTGGTCGGCAAAGCCATCGGCGAGGACCGCACCGTGCGCGTGCACGGTCATCTCGATCAGGAAAACGACCCTTCCCTGCTGCCAGGCCTCTACGTGCGGGCCACGATTGAAACCGGCCGTACGAACGCGCCTACGCTGCCAGATGCTGCCCTAGTACGCTTTGAGGGCAAAAACTACGCCTACGCCGTGGAAGCGTCGGGTCGCTACCGGATGGTGCCAGTCACGCTGGGTCGTAGCGAGGACAACTTCACGGAAGTCACCTTGCCCGAAGCCGTGCCGGCAACCACTACGTTCGTCACGACGGGAGCCTACTCGTTGCTGGCCAAGATGAAAAACGCCGAAGAGGAAGAGTAA
- a CDS encoding Fur family transcriptional regulator encodes MVHPLEDTLIAKQITPTPMRLLVLEVLQRHPAALSLADVEQLLGHADRITVHRTLKTFTEKGLVHRIEDGSGAVKFALCEPGCTPEYHQDLHVHFFCTRCRETSCLPTVAVPAIALPRAYQVQETSLVMKGLCGNCSSTS; translated from the coding sequence ATGGTTCATCCGCTCGAAGACACGCTCATCGCTAAGCAGATTACACCTACGCCCATGCGCCTGCTCGTGCTGGAGGTGCTGCAGCGGCACCCCGCCGCGCTCAGTCTGGCCGACGTGGAACAACTGCTGGGACATGCGGATCGCATAACGGTGCACCGCACGCTGAAAACCTTCACCGAGAAGGGACTCGTGCACCGCATCGAGGATGGCAGCGGAGCCGTCAAGTTTGCCCTGTGTGAGCCCGGCTGCACTCCGGAGTACCACCAGGATCTACACGTACATTTCTTCTGTACCCGCTGCCGGGAAACGTCCTGCCTGCCGACAGTAGCCGTGCCTGCTATTGCCTTGCCGAGAGCGTACCAAGTACAGGAAACCAGTCTGGTAATGAAGGGTCTGTGCGGGAACTGCTCCAGCACCAGTTGA